A stretch of the Desulforamulus ferrireducens genome encodes the following:
- the rfbG gene encoding CDP-glucose 4,6-dehydratase codes for MEIVGINFSQLFDGIYQGRRVLVTGHTGFKGSWLSLWLHLLGANVIGYALDPVTDQDNFLLTGLHNKIIDIRGDVLDTKKLKTVFTTYQPEIVFHLAAQPIVRHSYKMPELTFATNVMGTVHVLENIRDSVTAKIGVIITSDKCYENKEQIWGYRENDPLGGYDPYSASKACAEIVTSSYGRSYFNSGSGKFLASVRAGNVIGGGDWSDYRLLPDCIRALQAQKPIEVRNPQAVRPWQHVLEPLYGYLLLAAKMFKEGAKYSGAWNFGPDFDSVATVKTVVDRVVALWGSGSWVDCSPQESLHEAVLLSLDCTKAKTILGWRPRLDLDTALAYTLAWYKNYTQQDVYQLCREQIADYCRLLR; via the coding sequence ATGGAAATTGTGGGAATAAATTTTTCTCAATTGTTTGACGGTATCTATCAAGGCAGAAGGGTACTGGTAACCGGCCATACCGGCTTTAAAGGTTCCTGGCTCTCCCTCTGGCTTCATTTGCTGGGTGCTAATGTTATCGGCTATGCACTGGATCCGGTTACTGACCAGGATAATTTTCTGCTAACCGGGCTGCACAACAAAATCATTGATATCCGTGGCGATGTCCTTGATACAAAAAAATTAAAGACGGTTTTTACCACCTACCAGCCGGAAATTGTTTTTCATTTGGCAGCTCAACCAATTGTCCGTCATTCTTACAAAATGCCTGAACTAACCTTTGCCACCAATGTGATGGGTACTGTCCACGTCTTGGAAAATATTAGAGACTCCGTCACGGCCAAAATAGGTGTGATCATCACCTCGGATAAATGCTATGAGAATAAAGAACAAATTTGGGGTTACAGAGAAAATGATCCCTTAGGGGGCTATGATCCCTATAGTGCCAGCAAGGCCTGCGCGGAAATTGTTACGTCCTCCTATGGCAGGTCCTACTTCAATTCAGGCTCGGGAAAATTCCTGGCTTCCGTGCGGGCAGGCAATGTCATTGGCGGCGGCGATTGGTCTGACTACAGACTGCTGCCTGATTGTATCAGAGCTCTCCAGGCACAAAAGCCCATTGAAGTCAGAAATCCCCAGGCTGTTCGTCCCTGGCAGCATGTGTTGGAGCCTCTTTACGGCTATCTGCTATTGGCCGCCAAAATGTTTAAGGAGGGAGCAAAATATAGCGGCGCCTGGAATTTTGGGCCGGATTTTGATTCTGTGGCGACGGTAAAAACAGTGGTAGACAGGGTAGTTGCCCTTTGGGGCAGCGGTTCATGGGTGGATTGCTCCCCTCAAGAATCTTTACATGAAGCTGTTCTCTTAAGTTTGGACTGCACCAAGGCTAAAACTATCTTGGGTTGGAGACCCCGTCTGGATTTAGATACAGCCCTAGCCTATACCTTAGCATGGTATAAAAACTATACCCAGCAGGATGTCTACCAGCTATGCCGGGAACAAATAGCCGATTATTGCCGGTTATTAAGGTAG
- the rfbF gene encoding glucose-1-phosphate cytidylyltransferase produces MKTVILCGGKGTRMREETEFRPKPLVEVGDHPLVWHIMKIYSYYGFNDFILCVGYKGDMIKRYFMEMCWRNNDFTVKTDPHAQIQYHTKIKENWNVTIVDTGPETLTGGRIKQIKKYIDDENFMLTYGDGLSDVNIKQLCAHHQRTGKLATLTGVNPTSPFGVIETKDNLAITFKEKPVLNDIINGGFMVLNRKVFDYIPDEDCAFEQEPLHRLATDGQLAVYTHNGFWTAVDTYKDVERVNRLWRTGEAPWKLWE; encoded by the coding sequence ATGAAAACAGTTATTCTATGTGGCGGCAAAGGAACACGGATGCGGGAGGAAACAGAATTCCGCCCCAAACCCTTGGTTGAAGTGGGTGATCACCCCCTTGTTTGGCATATTATGAAAATATATTCCTACTACGGTTTTAATGACTTTATTTTGTGCGTGGGCTATAAGGGTGACATGATAAAACGCTATTTCATGGAAATGTGCTGGCGAAATAATGATTTCACTGTCAAAACAGATCCCCATGCCCAAATACAATATCATACCAAAATTAAAGAAAATTGGAACGTGACCATTGTAGATACCGGACCCGAGACACTCACCGGCGGACGCATCAAGCAAATTAAAAAATATATCGATGATGAAAACTTTATGCTCACCTACGGCGATGGACTAAGTGATGTCAATATTAAACAATTGTGCGCCCATCATCAGCGAACAGGTAAGCTAGCCACCCTGACGGGAGTTAACCCCACCTCACCCTTTGGAGTCATTGAAACAAAAGATAACCTCGCCATTACATTTAAAGAAAAACCCGTCTTGAATGATATCATCAATGGCGGCTTTATGGTCTTAAATCGCAAGGTATTTGATTATATACCCGATGAGGATTGTGCCTTTGAGCAGGAGCCCCTGCATAGGCTAGCCACAGACGGACAGCTGGCAGTCTACACACACAACGGATTTTGGACGGCTGTGGACACCTACAAAGACGTGGAAAGAGTAAATAGACTTTGGCGGACAGGAGAAGCACCATGGAAATTGTGGGAATAA